A stretch of Veillonellales bacterium DNA encodes these proteins:
- a CDS encoding 2-hydroxyacyl-CoA dehydratase family protein, protein MAEMRKDLQRVHEYHERLTGLIKMLESAPAEQQNPVLINLLKLVLSYNENIIDAAEQHKPLACTWYGNACEILAGMGIAYYNPVFDLMMHLDFTDYKDAKECDRFPLDDKMCSLVRYAVYSVYNQLHPKPDCFIAMMEPCDGQIMLHQAFQQNEEWKNVPNFAIDPSYGHTDKDFQYVAKQLKEMIAFLEKTTGAKYEFEKVRALVEETNRQYEVWAQVNELKQARPCPIGSFITDDVFWALTQHLPAGDPRATALMTAVRDMLKGAVAAGKGALEHEQIRVLWPDLSPLWGQKLGKWLEDEWNGVFVMSFQGYTPYEKIDTSTEESMLFGLARRAVAEVPMIRQGRGWVDVMIDDVTDIINTYSINCVIDGGHMGHKDQSGSKYFLRKVCRDMDVPLLGLTTSLFDERYTPLDQLKKDISNFLSAAGFKRAKDM, encoded by the coding sequence ATGGCAGAAATGAGAAAAGATTTGCAAAGGGTTCATGAATATCATGAAAGATTGACTGGATTAATAAAAATGCTTGAATCTGCACCAGCCGAACAGCAAAATCCTGTACTGATTAATCTTTTGAAATTGGTACTTAGTTATAATGAAAACATTATTGATGCAGCTGAGCAGCATAAGCCCCTGGCATGCACCTGGTACGGAAATGCCTGCGAAATTCTTGCCGGAATGGGGATTGCCTATTATAATCCCGTATTTGATCTGATGATGCATCTTGATTTTACAGATTATAAAGATGCAAAAGAATGCGATCGTTTTCCGCTTGACGATAAGATGTGTTCCCTTGTCCGTTATGCGGTGTATTCTGTTTATAATCAATTACATCCAAAACCGGATTGCTTTATTGCGATGATGGAGCCATGTGATGGGCAAATTATGCTGCATCAGGCCTTTCAGCAAAATGAAGAATGGAAAAATGTACCGAACTTTGCGATTGACCCGAGTTATGGACATACCGATAAGGATTTTCAATATGTTGCTAAACAGCTTAAAGAAATGATTGCATTCTTAGAAAAAACAACGGGGGCGAAATACGAATTTGAAAAAGTTCGTGCTCTGGTTGAAGAAACCAACCGGCAATATGAAGTCTGGGCACAAGTCAATGAACTGAAACAAGCTCGTCCCTGTCCAATCGGCTCTTTTATTACGGATGATGTGTTCTGGGCTCTGACACAACATTTGCCGGCTGGTGATCCGCGGGCAACAGCGCTGATGACTGCTGTTCGTGATATGTTAAAAGGTGCGGTAGCCGCGGGCAAAGGTGCACTGGAACATGAACAAATCCGTGTTTTATGGCCGGACTTATCACCGCTTTGGGGACAAAAGTTAGGTAAATGGTTAGAAGATGAATGGAATGGTGTTTTTGTTATGTCTTTCCAGGGATATACACCCTATGAAAAAATTGACACCTCCACGGAAGAAAGTATGTTGTTTGGCTTAGCACGGCGTGCTGTTGCTGAAGTGCCGATGATTCGTCAGGGACGCGGCTGGGTTGATGTTATGATTGATGATGTAACGGATATAATTAATACCTATAGTATTAACTGCGTAATTGACGGCGGGCATATGGGGCATAAGGATCAGTCGGGCTCTAAGTATTTCCTGCGGAAAGTATGCCGCGATATGGATGTACCTCTTTTGGGGCTGACAACCAGTTTATTTGATGAACGCTATACTCCACTTGACCAACTGAAAAAGGACATTTCCAATTTCTTAAGTGCCGCCGGTTTTAAACGGGCAAAAGATATGTAA